The following proteins are encoded in a genomic region of Peromyscus eremicus chromosome 14, PerEre_H2_v1, whole genome shotgun sequence:
- the LOC131924381 gene encoding large ribosomal subunit protein eL38-like: protein MPRKIEEIKDFLLTARRKDAKSVKIRKSKDNVKFKVRCSRYLYILVFTDKEKAEKLKQSLPPGLAVKELK from the coding sequence ATGCCTCGGAAAATTGAGGAAATCAAGGACTTTCTGCTCACAGCCCGGCGGAAGGATGCCAAATCTGTCAAGATCAGGAAGAGCAAGGATAATGTGAAGTTCAAGGTTCGctgcagcaggtacctttacatCCTGGTCTTCACAGACAAGGAGAAGGCTGAGAAACTGAAACAGTCCCTGCCCCCTGGTTTGGCAGTGAAGGAGCTGAAATGA